A part of Aegilops tauschii subsp. strangulata cultivar AL8/78 chromosome 2, Aet v6.0, whole genome shotgun sequence genomic DNA contains:
- the LOC109758989 gene encoding uncharacterized membrane protein At3g27390: MGTVKAWVAGKYAEPMGPMHDSLRVAYVVFSFCAAFLLGGIKAMVVGPVAAALMILGNVGVILVLFPAHVWWTIYSLIKTDRINAGLKLAVAIALPVLFGLWLGLGIFGSALVALGYGFFTPWISTFEAFRQESEAKKFVHGIVDGTWGTIKGSCTVVRDFADMCFHSYPVYLKELRECAQDREPLSIRLLDVPSCILVGLLGLIVDIPLYTVIALIKSPYMLFKGWQRLLHDLISREGPFLEPVCVPIAGLAILFWPLVVVGSVLLAVVSSIFVGLYGAVIVYQEKSFRRGASYVVTMVAEFDEYTNDWLYLREGTVLPKPSYRKRKLSDSAEFSVRPNVSVRGGEHPSSSSEAPAMLVPTLVPARSVREAIQEVKMVQIWENVMKSCEQRGRDLLNLNVITSVDLTEWLRTKDGGNETINLGLPSYDMLCTVLQSIKAGSAGLLLGNGVEVDQQNRPQDLLLDWFFHPVLVLKDQIQVLKMTEQEVRFLEKSTLFVGGSSAAATADAWDNGAETPRDPVRTAQIQAISRRMVGIVRSMSKFPTYRRRYRHVVKLLVAYAVEREGSFGSSASGPSVSFEITRLEV, from the exons ATGGGCACGGTGAAGGCGTGGGTGGCGGGCAAGTACGCGGAGCCCATGGGGCCGATGCACGACTCGCTGCGCGTCGCCtacgtggtcttctccttctgcgCCGCCTTCTTGCTCGGCGGCATCAAAG CGATGGTGGTCGgcccggtggcggcggcgctgaTGATACTGGGGAACGTGGGCGTCATACTCGTGCTCTTCCCGGCGCACGTCTGGTGGACCATCTACTCGCTCATCAA GACGGACCGCATCAACGCGGGCCTGAAGCTGGCGGTGGCCATCGCGCTGCCGGTGCTGTTCGGGCTGTGGCTTGGGCTGGGCATCTTCGGGAGCGCCCTGGTGGCCCTGGGCTACGGCTTCTTCACGCCGTGGATCTCGACCTTCGAGGCGTTCCGGCAGGAGAGCGAGGCCAAGAAGTTCGTGCATGGCATTGTG GACGGGACGTGGGGAACGATCAAGGGCAGCTGCACGGTGGTGAGGGACTTCGCGGACATGTGCTTCCACTCCTACCCCGTTTACCTCAAGGAGCTCCGCGAGTGCGCCCAGGACCGCGAACCCCTCTCCATAAG GCTGTTGGACGTGCCGTCGTGCATACTCGTCGGCCTCCTGGGTTTGATCGTGGACATACCGCTCTACACGGTGATCGCGCTGATCAAGAGCCCCTACATGCTCTTCAAGGGCTGGCAGAGGCTGCTGCACGACCTCATCAGCCGCGAAGGCCCCTTCCTGGAGCCGGTCTGCGTGCCCATCGCCGGCCTCGCCATCCTTTTCTGGCCCCTAGTGGTGGTCGGGAGCGTCCTGCTGGCCGTCGTCTCCAGCATCTTCGTGGGTCTCTACGGAGCGGTCATCGTCTACCAG GAGAAGTCGTTCCGGCGGGGGGCTTCGTACGTGGTGACCATGGTCGCCGAGTTTGACGAGTACACCAACGACTGGCTTTACCTTCGCGAAGGCACTGTTCTCCCAAA GCCTTCCTATCGGAAGAGGAAACTGTCCGATTCCGCGGAGTTCTCGGTCCGGCCAAATGTTTCTGTCAGGGGAGGTGAGCACCCTAGTTCATCCAGTGAAGCACCAGCAATGCTGGTTCCCACTTTGGTTCCGGCGAGGTCCGTCAGAGAGGCGATACAAGAGGTCAAAATGGTCCAG ATATGGGAAAACGTTATGAAGTCATGCGAGCAGAGGGGCAGGGACCTACTGAACCTGAATGTCATAACCAGCGTGGACCTGACCGAGTGGCTGAGAACAAAAGACGGTGGCAATGAGACGATAAACCTGGGGTTGCCTTCCTATGACATGCTGTGCACCGTCCTGCAGTCGATCAAGGCCGGCTCCGCGGGGCTGCTGCTCGGCAACGGCGTGGAGGTCGACCAGCAGAACCGGCCGCAGGACCTGCTGCTGGACTGGTTCTTCCACCCCGTGCTGGTGCTCAAGGACCAGATACAGGTGCTCAAGATGACCGAGCAGGAGGTGAGGTTCCTGGAGAAGTCGACCCTTTTCGTCGGTGGCAGTTCTGCTGCTGCCACTGCGGATGCGTGGGATAATGGCGCCGAGACCCCCCGAGATCCCGTGAGGACCGCGCAGATCCAGGCGATCAGTAGAAG GATGGTGGGGATAGTGAGGAGCATGTCCAAGTTCCCGACGTACCGCAGGCGATACAGGCATGTGGTGAAGCTACTGGTGGCGTACGCGGTGGAGCGGGAAGGGTCGTTCGGGTCGTCGGCGTCAGGTCCGTCGGTCTCCTTCGAAATCACACGCCTCGAAGTGTAG